GACCTGGTCAAGCACGGCACCGCCGTCCTGGGCGGGGGTGGCGGTGGCCGCGACGACGTCGCGCAGGGCGGCGGCAGCCGGCCGGAGGCGGCCGAGGATGCGCTCGCGGCCATCCGCAACCGCGTCGGCGAACGGGTAGCCGGCTGAGACCCGGTGTCCGGATCGGCGTCGACGTCGGCAGTGTCCGGGTCGGCGTCGCGGCCAGCGATCCCTCCGGCGTACTCGCCTCGCCGGTGACCGTGCTGCGACGGGACGCGCGCGGTGAGTCCGATCTCACCGAACTGGCTACGCTGGTCGCCGACCGGGCGGCGGTCGAGGTGCTGGTCGGGTTGCCGCGGTCGCTGTCGGGCCGGTCCGGCCCGGCGGTGCGGGCCGCACGCGACTACGCCACTGCGCT
This sequence is a window from Mycobacteriales bacterium. Protein-coding genes within it:
- the ruvX gene encoding Holliday junction resolvase RuvX — protein: MRPGVRIGVDVGSVRVGVAASDPSGVLASPVTVLRRDARGESDLTELATLVADRAAVEVLVGLPRSLSGRSGPAVRAARDYATALARRIAPLPVRLVDERLSTVTATRSLRAAGVPGRRQRAVVDAAAAVVLLQAALDEERALERVPGEVVTP